One Panicum virgatum strain AP13 chromosome 9K, P.virgatum_v5, whole genome shotgun sequence genomic region harbors:
- the LOC120650037 gene encoding F-box protein SKIP23-like, with product MADWAGLHEDLLDLVVARLPSFDLLRFRAVCASWRAAAAAFAARRGQPRPDRPWLLLPTDVAGDADDDRGRLLVCRDREVPVAALPTRLGRVASRRFVPLGSARGAIVAADDLGEMHLLDPVTGARRPLPPVATLPLVARVEGLQVHHRGGGVGPVDALIQKAVPVPTPGGGVMVVAIYRQLHHRNQWATARPGDRAWKSVAPTSIPAVVDVVVHRGQLYANTRYGMMYVFPALHGLGSASPEIIPSVTRRPSAYVERSFLVESPRGELMQVELLRPVAAAGGEGFVVRVLDECGETWEETEDIGDAAVLVDAAGAVAASTAECPALRPNTVYFAVDLEGETRVWAYSLAGKHKRIEVVEALPTADGYRPPCFWFAPVYSQP from the coding sequence ATGGCGGACTGGGCGGGGCTCCACGAGGACCTGCTCGACCTCGTCGTCGCGCGCCTCCCGTCCTTCGACCTCCTCCGCTTCCGCGCCGTCTGCGCCTcctggcgcgccgccgccgccgccttcgccgcccgccgcggccagcCGCGCCCCGACCGCCCCTGGCTGCTCCTCCCCACAGACGTCGCCGGGGATGCGGACGACGACCGCGGCCGCCTGCTCGTGTGCCGCGACCGCGAGGTCCCCGTGGCCGCTCTCCCCACGCGCCTCGGCCGCGTGGCCTCGCGCCGGTTCGTGCCGCTCGGCTCCGCGCGCGGCGCAATCGTGGCCGCGGACGACCTCGGCGAGATGCACCTGCTCGACCCCGTAACCGGCGCGCGCAGGCCGCTCCCGCCCGTCGCCACGCTCCCGCTCGTCGCCCGCGTCGAGGGCCTCCAGGTccaccaccgcggcggcggcgtcggccccGTGGACGCCCTGATCCAGAAGGCCGTCCCGGTGCCCACCCCGGGCGGCGGGGTCATGGTGGTCGCCATCTaccggcagctgcaccaccgcaACCAGTGGGCCACGGCGCGTCCTGGCGACCGCGCCTGGAAGTCCGTGGCGCCGACCAGCATCCCCGCCGTGGTCGACGTGGTCGTCCACCGGGGCCAGCTCTACGCCAACACGCGGTACGGGATGATGTACGTGTTCCCGGCGCTCCACGGGCTTGGGTCGGCGTCCCCCGAGATCATCCCCTCCGTGACGCGGCGGCCGAGCGCGTACGTGGAGCGCAGCTTCCTGGTGGAGTCCCCCCGCGGCGAGCTGATGCAGGTGGAGCTGCTCCgccccgtggcggcggcgggcggggaggGGTTCGTGGTGCGCGTGCTGGACGAGTGCGGCGAGACGTGGGAGGAGACGGAGGACATCGGCGACGCGGCGGTGCTCGTGGACGCGGCGGGCGCCGTGGCCGCGTCCACCGCGGAGTGCCCCGCTTTGCGGCCCAACACGGTGTACTTCGCCGTGGACCTCGAGGGGGAGACGCGGGTGTGGGCGTACAGCCTCGCGGGCAAGCACAAGCGGATCGAGGTCGTGGAGGCGCTCCCGACCGCCGACGGGTACAGGCCGCCGTGCTTCTGGTTCGCGCCGGTGTACTCGCAGCCGTGA
- the LOC120650035 gene encoding peptidyl-prolyl cis-trans isomerase FKBP17-2, chloroplastic-like, producing MATLLGSSPAFLARPVAKPHSISCAQVPRPPSAQNQPPPGEQPQQQQSVQAQPQQAARPKRAGGADSTDWVASSLTRRFGIGAGLAWAGFLAVGVVSEQLKTRFEVAQQQANTKDVEQEQEVVLPNGIRYYELRVGGGDAPRPGDLVVIDLQGRVAGGGEAFVDTFGEGKRPLALVMGSRPYTRGMCEGVEYALRSMRAGGKRRVVVPPGLGFGDDGADFGEEHVQIPPGATLEYVVQVDKVSIAPA from the exons ATGGCCACTCTCTTgggcagctcgccggcgttcctcGCCCGCCCCGTCGCCAAGCCGCACAGCATCTCCTGCGCGCAGGTCCCGCGCCCGCCCAGCGCCCAGAACCAGCCGCCGCCCGGcgagcagccgcagcagcagcaatccgtgcaggcgcagccgcagcaggcggcgaggccgaagcgcgcgggcggcgcggactCCACGGACTGGGTGGCCTCGTCGCTGACGCGGCGGTTCGGTATCGGCGCCGGGCTGGCGTGGGCCGGGTtcctcgccgtcggcgtcgtGTCCGAGCAGCTCAAGACCCGCTTCGAGGTCGCCCAGCAGCAGGCCAACACCAA GGAcgtggagcaggagcaggaggtcGTGCTCCCCAACGGGATCCGGTACTACGAGctgcgcgtcggcggcggcgacgccccgcgccccggcgacctgGTGGTGATCGACCTGCAGGGccgggtggccggcggcggggaggcgttCGTGGACACGTTCGGCGAGGGCAAGCGGCCGCTGGCGCTGGTGATGGGGTCCCGGCCCTACACCAGGGGCATGTGCGAGGGCGTCGAGTACGCGCTGCGCTCCATGAGGGCCGGCGGCAAGCGGCGGGTGGTCGTGCCGCCGGGGCTCGGgttcggcgacgacggcgccgacTTCGGGGAGGAGCACGTGCAGATACCGCCCGGCGCCACGCTCGAGTACGTCGTGCAGGTCGACAAGGTATCCATCGCGCCGGCGTGA
- the LOC120650036 gene encoding uncharacterized protein LOC120650036: MGTVLDSHFLALTAIVTVGYQLLFFIVTALLRFDKVTDFAGSTNFVIIAILTLALKGAWHFRQIVLTVLVVIWGLRLGLFLLMRILQWGEDRRFDEMRDNLGKLAVFWIFQAVWVWSVSLPVTVVNASDRNPSIEARDIIGWIMWLVGICIEATADQQKLVFKNSASNRGKWCDVGLWKYSRHPNYFGELFLWWGVFVASTPVLSGAEWLVILGPILLTLLLLFVSGIPLLESSADKRYGQLEEYRVYKNTTSPLIPLPPAVYGALPVWFKLAFLLELPLYNRGPGGDPIKLQ, translated from the exons ATGGGGACCGTGCTGGATTCGCACTTCCTGGCGCTCACCGCCATCGTCACC GTggggtaccagctgctgttctTCATCGTCACGGCTCTCCTCCGGTTCGACAAGGTCACCGATTTCGCAG GCAGTACAAATTTTGTCATAATCGCCATCCTAACACTAGCTTTGAAGGGAGCATGGCATTTCCGTCAG ATTGTGCTGACAGTCCTTGTTGTAATCTGGGGCCTTCGCCTAGGACTGTTTTTATTGATGAG GATTTTGCAATGGGGCGAAGACCGTCGGTTTGATGAAATGCGTGATAATTTGGGAAAATTAGCAGTTTTCTGGATTTTTCAG GCTGTGTGGGTTTGGTCTGTCAGCTTGCCCGTCACTGTTGTGAATGCAAGTGACAGAAACCCCTCGATTGAAGCCAGGGATATAATTGGTTGGATAATGTGGTTGGTTGGGATATGCATAGAAGCAACAGCTGATCAGCAGAAGCTTGTGTTCAAGAATTCTGCAAGTAATAGGGGAAAGTGGTGTGACGTGGGACTTTGGAAGTATTCTCGCCACCCGAATTACTTTGGGGAG TTATTCCTTTGGTGGGGAGTATTTGTAGCATCAACCCCTGTTCTCTCAGGTGCGGAATGGCTTGTGATTTTGGGACCTATATTGCTGACACTTCTACTTCTTTTTGTCAGTGGAATCCCACTCCTTGAG TCATCTGCTGATAAGCGCTATGGACAATTGGAGGAATACCGTGTATACAAGAACACTACAAG CCCCCTTATCCCGTTGCCACCTGCTGTGTATGGAGCCCTGCCTGTGTGGTTCAAGCTCGCCTTCCTCCTTGAGCTCCCCCTCTACAATCGTGGCCCGGGAGGTGATCCTATCA aacTACAGTGA